A region of Streptomyces sp. R44 DNA encodes the following proteins:
- a CDS encoding ABC transporter permease: MLFRDTALLFGRYARQTLRSPFQIFFGALMPLLYLLFFGPLLTGLPLGREGDSWQILVPGLLLQLGLFGASFAGFSIIMEKNWGVFDRMRVTPISRLALLLGRVLRDAALFVLQAVLLVLVAIPMGLRAPVAGILVGFAFVALLSAALASLSYALALKLRTPQEFGPAINTLAMPAMLLSGLMLPMALAPGWLDVVSHLMPFRYLVDAVREAYIGHYTTPAMLYGVLVALGLTALAVTVGTRTFRSAGA; this comes from the coding sequence ATGCTGTTCCGCGACACCGCGCTGCTCTTCGGGCGCTACGCCCGACAGACCCTGCGCTCCCCCTTCCAGATCTTCTTCGGCGCCCTGATGCCGCTGCTCTACCTGCTCTTCTTCGGGCCGCTGCTCACCGGCCTCCCGCTGGGCCGCGAAGGCGACTCCTGGCAGATCCTCGTCCCCGGCCTGCTGCTCCAGCTCGGCCTCTTCGGCGCCTCGTTCGCCGGCTTCTCGATCATCATGGAGAAGAACTGGGGCGTGTTCGACCGGATGCGGGTCACCCCGATCAGCCGCCTCGCCCTGCTCCTCGGCCGGGTCCTGCGGGACGCCGCGCTCTTCGTCCTCCAGGCCGTCCTGCTCGTCCTGGTGGCGATCCCCATGGGCCTGCGGGCCCCCGTCGCCGGGATCCTCGTCGGCTTCGCCTTCGTCGCCCTGCTCTCCGCAGCCCTCGCCTCCCTCTCGTACGCGCTCGCCCTGAAGCTGCGCACCCCGCAGGAGTTCGGACCCGCGATCAACACGCTCGCGATGCCGGCGATGCTGCTCTCCGGCCTGATGCTGCCGATGGCCCTCGCCCCCGGCTGGCTCGACGTGGTCTCGCACCTCATGCCGTTCCGCTATCTGGTGGACGCGGTCCGGGAGGCGTACATCGGCCACTACACGACGCCGGCGATGCTGTACGGGGTGCTCGTCGCCCTCGGACTCACGGCGCTCGCCGTGACGGTCGGCACACGCACGTTCCGGAGCGCCGGTGCGTAA